The Flavobacterium johnsoniae genomic sequence CGACTGAAGGATTTTGTGGCATATAAAAAAGTGGAATTGGTTAATTTTACGTATTGCTGTTTTTATTTAGCAATTCTATTTTTGGAAACTTAAAAATATCACTTTCTATCCCAAAAAAATAATTTATGAAAACATTTTTTTACAACGCTCTTATTATCCTAAGCCTTTTTTTAGCTAGCTGTAATAATAAAAATGAAGCACTAAAAACAACTATGACAGAAGAAACAAAAACAGATTCGGCTATTGTTAATGGTTCTCCTTGCGATATTAAATTGTCAAACATCTATTTTACAAAAGCCGTAAATGGCGCTGATACTTTAATTAAAAAGGAAGCTAATGAAAAAATCATTTTTAAGGCTGGCGAAAAATCAGATTATTTTTCTGATCCTGATGGAAAATTGTCCAACACAACTGCTCCAATGCTTTTATCAAAAGTAGATAATACAAAACCTTTTACGCTTACCGCGAAAGTTACACCTCAATTTACAGCAAAAGGTTTGTACAACGCGGGAGTTTTATACATTTATGTGAATGATAATTTCTACC encodes the following:
- a CDS encoding DUF1349 domain-containing protein, producing MKTFFYNALIILSLFLASCNNKNEALKTTMTEETKTDSAIVNGSPCDIKLSNIYFTKAVNGADTLIKKEANEKIIFKAGEKSDYFSDPDGKLSNTTAPMLLSKVDNTKPFTLTAKVTPQFTAKGLYNAGVLYIYVNDNFYQKFCFEQDERGNHRIVTVRTMGTSDDNNHDVVKQPSVYMKISSDTKTVASYYSLDKKNWQMVRLYKNNYPKEIWMGISTQCPMDKGTQSIFEEINLEEKSVSDFRLGI